In the genome of Asterias amurensis chromosome 16, ASM3211899v1, one region contains:
- the LOC139949073 gene encoding partner of bursicon-like isoform X1, translating into MRPGSIRYNEVATVYRMAPTQHHHPLAAMFIFSVLSMCLLPDLVQAVRRGPAGTCEVGISFITVEEEFESSDGGSVISCTGTTTVNQCEGECVTTSTPSVTEPTGYSKICNCCRERSLRPKQVMLSDCYDSAGNAITGQQYPVYVPEPASCSCQKCSR; encoded by the exons GTAGCTACCGTATACAGAATGGCACCAACGCAACACCACCATCCCCTCGCCGCAATGTTCATATTCAGCGTACTGTCAATGTGTCTTCTGCCTGACCTGGTTCAAGCCGTCCGTAGAGGGCCGGCCGGCACGTGTGAGGTAGGGATCAGCTTTATTACGGTAGAGGAGGAGTTTGAAAGTAGTGACGGGGGGTCAGTGATCTCATGTACCGGTACCACGACCGTTAATCAGTGTGAGGGAGAGTGCGTTACCACCTCGACCCCAAGTGTGACTGAACCGACTGGATACTCAAAG ATATGCAACTGCTGCAGGGAACGGAGCCTGAGACCGAAGCAGGTAATGCTGAGTGATTGCTATGACAGCGCAGGAAACGCCATCACCGGTCAACAATATCCAGTCTACGTTCCGGAGCCAGCTTCATGTAGTTGTCAAAAATGCTCTCGCTAA
- the LOC139949073 gene encoding partner of bursicon-like isoform X2, with translation MAPTQHHHPLAAMFIFSVLSMCLLPDLVQAVRRGPAGTCEVGISFITVEEEFESSDGGSVISCTGTTTVNQCEGECVTTSTPSVTEPTGYSKICNCCRERSLRPKQVMLSDCYDSAGNAITGQQYPVYVPEPASCSCQKCSR, from the exons ATGGCACCAACGCAACACCACCATCCCCTCGCCGCAATGTTCATATTCAGCGTACTGTCAATGTGTCTTCTGCCTGACCTGGTTCAAGCCGTCCGTAGAGGGCCGGCCGGCACGTGTGAGGTAGGGATCAGCTTTATTACGGTAGAGGAGGAGTTTGAAAGTAGTGACGGGGGGTCAGTGATCTCATGTACCGGTACCACGACCGTTAATCAGTGTGAGGGAGAGTGCGTTACCACCTCGACCCCAAGTGTGACTGAACCGACTGGATACTCAAAG ATATGCAACTGCTGCAGGGAACGGAGCCTGAGACCGAAGCAGGTAATGCTGAGTGATTGCTATGACAGCGCAGGAAACGCCATCACCGGTCAACAATATCCAGTCTACGTTCCGGAGCCAGCTTCATGTAGTTGTCAAAAATGCTCTCGCTAA